One Elusimicrobiales bacterium DNA window includes the following coding sequences:
- a CDS encoding sugar phosphate nucleotidyltransferase, whose translation MKAMILAAGVGSRLRPLTDEIPKALIEVGGKPMLERVILRLVAAGVDGIIINTHHHADKVARFLEEKNNFGIRVEQSCEPQLLDTGGGIKKASWFFSDGEPFLVHNADVFTDMDINALYAAHLRGGALVTMAVSARETSRPLAFGPDGFLRGRWTKSPEFADCARLGNGDVYAVSPAALPLMTETGPFSIVEFFLRLAREGGKIKAFRCDRWFWSDIGRPETLEKARVFAARNTP comes from the coding sequence ATGAAAGCGATGATTTTGGCCGCCGGCGTCGGCAGCAGGCTGCGCCCGCTGACCGATGAAATCCCCAAGGCGCTTATAGAAGTGGGCGGAAAACCCATGCTGGAAAGGGTTATTCTGCGGCTTGTGGCCGCTGGGGTTGACGGCATAATAATCAACACCCACCATCACGCGGACAAAGTGGCGCGCTTCCTGGAGGAAAAAAATAATTTCGGCATACGGGTGGAGCAGTCCTGCGAGCCGCAACTGCTGGACACCGGCGGCGGAATAAAAAAAGCCTCGTGGTTTTTTTCGGACGGGGAGCCGTTTCTGGTCCACAACGCGGACGTGTTCACGGATATGGATATAAACGCGCTTTATGCCGCGCACTTGCGTGGCGGCGCGCTGGTTACCATGGCGGTTTCGGCAAGGGAGACCTCGCGCCCGCTGGCTTTCGGACCGGACGGGTTTTTGCGCGGGCGCTGGACAAAATCGCCGGAATTCGCGGATTGCGCGCGGCTGGGCAACGGGGATGTTTACGCCGTTTCTCCGGCGGCATTGCCGCTTATGACCGAAACGGGGCCGTTTTCCATAGTGGAATTTTTCCTCCGGCTGGCGAGGGAGGGGGGCAAAATCAAGGCCTTCCGCTGCGACCGCTGGTTCTGGAGCGATATAGGCCGCCCCGAAACCCTGGAAAAAGCCCGTGTTTTCGCCGCCAGAAATACCCCTTGA
- the metG gene encoding methionine--tRNA ligase: protein MKKFYVTTPLYYVNSVPHIGHSYTTLAADVLARWRRARGETVHFLTGTDEHGANIEKIAAANGKQPQQHCDEVAAAYKEMWRTLDIKYDDFIRTTEPRHEKPVQAAFEKMLKTGDIYPGSYEGLYCYPCEAYYDAGELLEGGLCPVHKKPAEHVKEETYFFRLSRYQDRLLEHYKNNPGFLAPQGRRQEIINFVSSGLQDVSVTRTKVSWGIRVPSAPAHTIYVWFDALFNYITAAGWDGVAQPRFAEHWPADIHLVGKEIFRFHAVMWPAMLMALELPLPKKVFAHGWWTVDGEKMSKSRGNIVNPAEVAKEYGLDALRYFVFREVPFGGDGDFSRESFKRRYNADLANDLGNLVSRVTNMVDKYLNGELPAKAPDGGFALVAQARAAAAAIDGHMERLEFDKALDAAWAIVGKLNAEIDHKKPWVMAKTDTADLKILLFELVWCLRMVAAWIEPFMPDTAAKMQSQLGVRQFEPGECGGKICKSPPLFPRKV, encoded by the coding sequence ATGAAAAAGTTCTATGTTACCACGCCGCTTTATTATGTGAACTCGGTGCCGCATATCGGGCATTCCTACACCACCCTGGCCGCCGATGTTCTGGCCCGCTGGCGGCGCGCGCGGGGCGAAACCGTGCATTTCCTCACCGGCACCGACGAACACGGCGCCAATATTGAAAAAATCGCAGCCGCCAACGGCAAGCAGCCGCAGCAGCACTGCGACGAGGTTGCCGCCGCCTACAAGGAAATGTGGCGGACTCTGGACATCAAATACGACGATTTCATCCGCACAACCGAGCCGCGCCACGAAAAACCGGTGCAGGCCGCCTTTGAAAAAATGCTCAAAACCGGCGACATTTATCCCGGCAGCTACGAGGGGCTTTACTGCTATCCGTGCGAGGCTTACTACGACGCCGGCGAGCTGCTTGAGGGCGGCCTCTGCCCCGTGCATAAAAAGCCGGCGGAGCATGTGAAGGAGGAGACGTATTTTTTCCGCCTCTCGCGCTATCAGGACAGGCTGCTGGAGCATTACAAAAATAATCCCGGCTTTCTGGCGCCGCAGGGCAGAAGACAGGAGATAATAAATTTCGTCTCATCGGGCCTGCAGGACGTGTCGGTAACGCGGACCAAGGTTTCGTGGGGGATACGGGTTCCCTCCGCGCCGGCGCACACGATTTACGTGTGGTTTGACGCATTGTTCAACTATATAACCGCCGCCGGCTGGGACGGCGTGGCGCAGCCGCGGTTCGCGGAGCACTGGCCGGCGGACATTCATCTGGTGGGCAAGGAGATTTTCCGTTTCCACGCCGTGATGTGGCCCGCCATGTTGATGGCGCTGGAGCTGCCGCTTCCCAAAAAAGTTTTCGCCCACGGCTGGTGGACGGTGGACGGCGAGAAAATGTCCAAATCGCGCGGCAATATCGTAAATCCCGCCGAGGTCGCCAAGGAGTACGGGCTGGACGCGCTGCGCTATTTCGTGTTCCGCGAGGTTCCATTCGGCGGGGACGGCGATTTTTCGCGCGAATCGTTCAAGCGGCGCTACAATGCGGATCTGGCAAACGACCTGGGAAATCTGGTTTCGCGCGTAACCAACATGGTGGACAAATATCTTAACGGCGAGCTGCCCGCCAAAGCGCCGGATGGCGGCTTTGCGCTTGTGGCGCAGGCGCGCGCCGCAGCCGCCGCGATAGACGGCCATATGGAGCGGCTGGAGTTTGACAAGGCGCTGGACGCGGCCTGGGCAATAGTGGGCAAACTCAATGCCGAAATTGACCATAAAAAACCCTGGGTGATGGCCAAAACCGACACCGCCGATTTGAAAATACTGCTTTTTGAGTTGGTGTGGTGCCTGCGCATGGTGGCCGCGTGGATAGAGCCTTTCATGCCCGACACCGCCGCCAAGATGCAGTCGCAGCTTGGCGTGCGCCAGTTTGAGCCGGGCGAGTGCGGGGGGAAAATCTGCAAGTCGCCGCCGCTTTTCCCGAGGAAGGTATGA
- a CDS encoding HAD family hydrolase has product MPFRAVLFDFGGTLDANGIPWKDNFLPIYRKHGITAPQEKFDRAFYDADDNFHLNHAVAGMSFEDTVHLQVRDTFENLGADLRPAQAVAGEFLANAREFFRRNTPVLEELSRRYKLGVVSNFYGNMDSVLKSEGLARFFGAVADSRAVGAEKPDAAIFNHALKLLGAKPGEAVMVGDSVKRDMAGAKNLGMATVLLWGGRAQPAPAEFNPITRLSQLPQAIRELEAATV; this is encoded by the coding sequence ATGCCCTTCAGAGCGGTTCTTTTTGATTTCGGCGGAACTCTGGACGCCAACGGCATACCGTGGAAAGACAATTTCCTTCCGATATACCGCAAGCACGGCATCACGGCCCCGCAGGAGAAATTCGACCGCGCCTTCTACGACGCGGACGATAACTTCCACCTAAATCACGCCGTGGCCGGCATGAGTTTCGAGGATACCGTGCATCTCCAGGTCCGGGACACGTTTGAAAACCTGGGCGCGGATTTGCGCCCCGCGCAGGCCGTGGCGGGCGAGTTTCTGGCAAATGCCCGGGAATTCTTCCGCCGCAACACCCCGGTGCTGGAGGAATTGTCGCGCCGGTACAAACTGGGCGTAGTCTCAAATTTCTACGGCAATATGGATTCCGTTCTCAAATCCGAGGGGCTGGCCCGGTTTTTCGGCGCGGTGGCGGATTCGCGCGCCGTGGGCGCGGAAAAGCCGGACGCCGCCATTTTCAACCACGCGCTGAAACTGCTTGGCGCAAAGCCGGGAGAAGCGGTCATGGTCGGAGATTCCGTCAAACGCGACATGGCAGGCGCAAAAAACCTGGGCATGGCAACGGTGCTGCTGTGGGGCGGCAGGGCGCAGCCCGCTCCCGCCGAATTCAATCCGATAACGCGGCTTTCGCAATTACCGCAAGCCATACGCGAACTGGAGGCGGCAACCGTATGA
- a CDS encoding class I SAM-dependent rRNA methyltransferase, producing MIPSAPPAHGGSSLPWVRLRSAGSGPNLFKRMLAEADPKIRSGDIAAVYDKTGAPYGIAVYNDRSLIALRLISRESAAAFNIADFFKRQITRAVSLRRDVLKLDSAADAYRLVHDHGDGLPGLVADRYGGYIALEFYSRGMYMLADKIEDAFREHFPTAKFVRRASKYTETMEGFSIKRDSGALHKTRITENGVVFEVNLTGGYKTGFFCDQRDNRLAASRFAKGKNVLDVCSYTGGFGIFAKKTGGAEDVICVELDAEASAMSQKNASLNHVKVESVCVDAFPYMRQAAQNSKRFGLVILDPHKLIASREGWEEGAQKYRDLNRLALALVEEGGVFVTSSCSGLVSASDLQQFLRTATGAAGRRVQVFAKTGAGPDHPYASDYPEGEYLKTLWCRVF from the coding sequence ATGATACCGTCCGCGCCGCCGGCTCATGGCGGCAGCAGTCTGCCCTGGGTAAGGCTGCGCTCCGCCGGTTCCGGCCCCAATTTATTCAAGCGGATGCTGGCCGAGGCGGACCCCAAAATCCGCTCCGGCGACATAGCCGCGGTTTATGACAAAACCGGCGCGCCCTACGGAATCGCCGTCTACAACGACAGAAGCCTGATAGCCCTGCGGCTTATTTCCCGCGAGTCCGCTGCGGCGTTTAATATCGCCGACTTTTTCAAGAGGCAGATAACCCGCGCGGTCTCGCTGCGGCGGGACGTGCTGAAACTGGATTCGGCGGCGGATGCCTACCGCCTGGTTCACGACCATGGCGACGGGCTGCCCGGCCTTGTGGCCGACAGGTACGGCGGCTACATCGCGCTGGAATTTTATTCGCGCGGGATGTACATGCTGGCCGACAAAATAGAGGACGCTTTTCGCGAGCATTTCCCCACTGCCAAATTCGTCCGCCGCGCCAGCAAATACACCGAAACCATGGAGGGTTTTTCAATAAAGCGCGACAGCGGCGCCCTCCACAAAACCCGCATCACCGAAAACGGGGTGGTTTTTGAGGTAAATCTCACCGGCGGCTACAAGACCGGATTTTTCTGCGACCAGCGCGACAACCGGCTGGCGGCCTCGCGCTTTGCAAAAGGCAAAAACGTGCTGGACGTGTGCAGCTATACCGGGGGCTTTGGCATTTTTGCCAAAAAAACCGGCGGCGCGGAAGATGTTATTTGCGTGGAACTGGACGCGGAAGCCTCCGCCATGTCCCAGAAAAACGCCTCGCTAAATCATGTGAAAGTTGAAAGCGTCTGCGTGGATGCTTTCCCTTATATGCGCCAGGCGGCGCAGAACAGCAAACGGTTCGGGCTGGTGATACTGGACCCGCACAAGCTGATAGCCTCGCGCGAGGGCTGGGAGGAGGGCGCCCAGAAATACCGCGACCTTAACCGTCTGGCGCTGGCGCTGGTGGAGGAGGGCGGAGTTTTCGTAACCAGTTCCTGCAGCGGGCTGGTCTCGGCGTCGGATTTGCAGCAGTTTCTGCGCACTGCCACGGGCGCGGCGGGGCGGCGGGTGCAGGTTTTCGCCAAAACTGGCGCGGGGCCGGACCATCCTTACGCCTCGGATTATCCTGAAGGCGAGTATCTTAAAACATTGTGGTGCCGGGTGTTCTGA
- a CDS encoding RNase adapter RapZ — protein MMQGPLKSLFTKHYGNEPLSIESLPGDGSDRQLFRLKDGKRSVIGAANSDRRENAAFLGFSRHFRKCGLPVPEIYAEDLDNGIYLEEDLGRTNLFQLLSSLRKQGAPFPAQALEVYRKAVKMLPQFQLVAGKTLDYSLCHPRAAFDRQSMMWDLNYFKYYFLRLAKIPFNEQELEDDFNRFADFLLEAEGEGFLYRDFQSRNIMAREDGPWFIDYQGGRKGALQYDIASLLFDAKADMPFDIREELLELYLEEVRKLVPVDRARFRTHYYGYVFIRIMQAMGAYGLRGFHEKKTHFLQSIPYAIRNLEYLLRKADMKRFPALTAALRRIVASSYLRRFGAASPALTVRIQSFSYKQGLPMDEKCHGGGYVFDCRALPNPGRYEVYAHLTGRDCAIVDYFKNDSEISRFLDGVYALVGQSVENYRNRNFTDLQAAFGCTGGRHRSVYCAESLARHLREQYGVEVELRHLALENEK, from the coding sequence ATGATGCAGGGGCCCCTGAAGAGCCTTTTCACAAAGCATTACGGCAATGAGCCGCTGTCCATAGAGTCGTTGCCCGGCGACGGCTCCGACAGGCAGTTGTTCCGCCTTAAGGACGGCAAGCGCAGCGTCATCGGCGCGGCCAATTCCGACCGGCGGGAGAACGCTGCTTTTCTGGGATTTTCGCGCCATTTCAGGAAATGCGGGCTGCCCGTGCCCGAGATTTATGCCGAGGACCTGGACAACGGCATTTATCTTGAAGAGGACCTGGGGCGCACGAATCTGTTTCAGCTTTTAAGCTCGCTGCGCAAACAGGGCGCGCCATTCCCGGCGCAGGCGCTGGAGGTTTACCGCAAGGCCGTCAAAATGCTGCCGCAGTTCCAGCTTGTCGCCGGAAAAACGCTGGATTACAGCCTCTGCCACCCGCGCGCGGCTTTTGACCGGCAGTCCATGATGTGGGACCTCAACTATTTCAAGTATTACTTCCTGCGGCTGGCGAAAATCCCTTTCAACGAGCAGGAACTGGAAGACGATTTCAACCGTTTCGCCGATTTCCTGCTTGAGGCGGAGGGGGAAGGCTTCCTTTACCGCGATTTCCAGTCGCGCAACATAATGGCGCGCGAGGACGGCCCCTGGTTCATAGACTACCAGGGCGGGCGCAAAGGCGCGCTGCAATACGACATAGCCTCGCTTCTGTTTGACGCCAAGGCGGACATGCCTTTTGACATACGCGAGGAACTGCTGGAGCTTTATCTGGAGGAAGTCCGCAAGCTGGTGCCCGTGGACCGCGCGCGCTTCCGGACGCATTATTACGGATATGTATTCATCCGCATCATGCAGGCCATGGGCGCCTACGGGCTGCGCGGCTTTCACGAGAAGAAAACCCATTTCCTGCAAAGCATTCCCTACGCCATACGCAACCTTGAATACCTGCTGCGCAAGGCGGATATGAAACGGTTTCCCGCGCTTACCGCCGCGCTGCGCAGGATTGTGGCCTCCTCGTATCTGCGGCGTTTCGGGGCGGCGTCCCCGGCGCTGACGGTGCGGATACAGAGCTTTTCCTACAAGCAGGGCCTGCCGATGGACGAGAAATGCCACGGCGGCGGATATGTCTTTGACTGCCGCGCGCTGCCCAACCCGGGCCGTTACGAGGTATACGCGCATTTGACCGGCAGGGATTGCGCCATCGTGGACTATTTCAAAAACGACAGCGAAATAAGCCGTTTCCTGGACGGCGTTTACGCGCTGGTCGGCCAGAGCGTGGAGAATTACCGCAACCGCAACTTCACCGATTTGCAGGCCGCCTTCGGCTGCACGGGGGGCAGGCACCGCTCGGTATACTGCGCCGAGTCGCTGGCCCGGCATCTGCGCGAGCAGTACGGCGTGGAGGTGGAATTGCGCCACCTCGCGCTGGAAAACGAAAAATGA
- a CDS encoding NDP-sugar synthase gives MMADKFAGIFAAGEGSRLQAAFPGTPKPMVPVRGAPLIEWTVRLLRQAGIENATILLNSKGRSAKEHLKKTFPDMKFVFIIKDTKSSYESFRLVAQTLAEETDKFMMSAVDSLYNPADLAEFINYAGRTEFDAALGITDRIADEKPLWADINEKGRITALGEKAKRKIYATNGLYCLAANIAREMPEPARYGALRQYLGELVSGGKTVMSALIPQSVDVDDETDIKLAEDFITRQLEKTP, from the coding sequence ATGATGGCAGACAAATTCGCCGGAATATTCGCCGCAGGGGAAGGCTCGCGCCTTCAGGCGGCTTTTCCCGGAACGCCAAAGCCGATGGTCCCGGTGCGCGGCGCGCCGCTTATAGAATGGACCGTGCGCCTGCTGCGGCAGGCGGGGATAGAAAACGCCACCATACTGCTAAACAGCAAGGGCAGGTCGGCAAAAGAGCATCTCAAGAAAACCTTCCCGGACATGAAGTTCGTGTTCATAATCAAGGACACAAAAAGTTCCTACGAGAGCTTCCGCCTGGTGGCCCAGACTTTGGCGGAAGAGACCGACAAGTTCATGATGAGCGCGGTGGACTCGCTCTACAACCCCGCCGACCTGGCCGAGTTCATAAACTACGCCGGGCGGACGGAATTTGACGCCGCCCTGGGCATAACCGACCGCATCGCCGACGAAAAGCCGCTCTGGGCCGATATAAACGAAAAAGGCCGCATCACCGCGCTGGGCGAGAAAGCGAAGCGGAAAATCTACGCCACAAACGGCCTCTACTGCCTTGCCGCAAACATTGCGCGCGAAATGCCGGAGCCCGCGCGCTACGGCGCGCTGCGCCAGTACCTGGGCGAACTGGTGTCGGGCGGAAAAACCGTCATGTCCGCGCTGATACCGCAAAGCGTGGACGTAGACGACGAAACCGACATCAAACTGGCCGAAGATTTCATAACCCGTCAACTGGAGAAAACACCATGA
- the holB gene encoding DNA polymerase III subunit delta' — protein MGFSSVLGQPGALARIKSAVDCGRTPPAWLFFGPAGTGKMLAAVETAKALLCENAIAKTADGSCGECPACLRVPKGAHPDAVIVNRDFQAQLRDEDAGEQKHLRVDTVRRALEMAQQKSVSGGWKVFIIDGAETMQEAAQNALLKLLEEPPPQMLWILLAVKREDMRPTIVSRCQPVRFMPLADDVFAEILVQQGCAMDEAQRLAAVSEGSVSRAMKVRELLEDLSGLDPLDPLYPFRAASSLPKELHLARQDAALIIELLINSAAAAWRARPPSRAKDELKGVITRLFTHRDYINRNVSPQLTLEAALLEAARLQIPVFSTR, from the coding sequence ATGGGTTTTTCTTCGGTGCTGGGACAGCCGGGAGCGCTGGCGCGCATAAAATCCGCCGTGGACTGCGGGCGCACGCCGCCCGCCTGGCTGTTTTTCGGTCCGGCGGGAACGGGAAAGATGCTCGCCGCGGTGGAAACAGCCAAAGCGCTGCTCTGCGAAAACGCCATAGCCAAAACCGCCGACGGCAGCTGCGGCGAATGCCCCGCCTGCCTCCGCGTTCCCAAAGGCGCGCATCCCGATGCAGTGATAGTCAACCGCGATTTCCAGGCCCAGTTGCGCGACGAGGACGCCGGGGAGCAGAAGCATCTCCGCGTGGACACCGTGCGCCGCGCGCTTGAGATGGCGCAGCAGAAATCCGTCTCCGGCGGGTGGAAGGTTTTCATCATAGACGGGGCCGAAACCATGCAGGAGGCCGCGCAGAACGCGTTGCTCAAGCTGCTGGAGGAGCCGCCCCCGCAAATGCTGTGGATACTGCTGGCCGTCAAGCGCGAGGATATGCGCCCCACCATAGTCTCGCGCTGCCAGCCGGTTAGATTTATGCCGCTGGCCGACGATGTTTTCGCGGAGATACTGGTGCAGCAGGGCTGCGCCATGGACGAGGCGCAGCGGCTGGCGGCGGTTTCGGAAGGCTCGGTCAGCCGGGCGATGAAGGTCCGGGAGCTGCTGGAGGATTTGTCCGGCCTGGACCCGCTGGACCCGCTTTATCCGTTCAGGGCGGCCTCCTCGCTGCCAAAGGAACTGCACCTTGCCAGACAGGACGCCGCGCTGATTATAGAGCTGCTGATAAACTCCGCGGCGGCGGCGTGGCGCGCCCGTCCGCCCTCCAGAGCCAAGGACGAGTTGAAGGGCGTCATAACCAGACTTTTTACGCACCGGGATTACATAAACCGCAACGTCTCGCCGCAACTGACGCTGGAGGCCGCGCTGCTTGAAGCCGCGCGCCTGCAAATCCCGGTGTTTTCAACACGATGA
- the tmk gene encoding dTMP kinase — protein sequence MKKGLFIVLEGPDRTGKSTQSGPLVEYLRGLGRNVVLTREPGGTKLAEAVRSVILNPRQRICPLAELLLYEASRAQHVQEKILPALKAGCIVISERFTMSTAAYQGYGRGLDLKTIDRLNKIATAGLEPDLTVVLDMPESFFGKRRRREAPDRLERENAKFRARVRRGYRELARKTRRAVLADAALPPDEVQSAIRRAVDKLLCR from the coding sequence ATGAAGAAAGGCCTTTTTATCGTGCTGGAAGGGCCGGACAGGACGGGAAAATCAACCCAGTCCGGCCCGCTTGTGGAATACCTGCGCGGGCTGGGCCGCAACGTGGTTCTGACGCGCGAGCCCGGCGGCACAAAGCTGGCCGAGGCGGTGCGTTCCGTCATACTCAATCCCAGGCAGCGCATTTGCCCGCTGGCGGAGCTTTTGCTTTACGAGGCGTCGCGCGCCCAGCATGTGCAGGAGAAAATACTGCCCGCGCTGAAAGCCGGCTGCATAGTGATTTCGGAGCGGTTCACTATGTCCACCGCCGCGTATCAGGGTTACGGGCGGGGCCTGGATTTGAAAACCATAGACCGGCTCAATAAAATCGCAACCGCCGGGCTGGAGCCGGATTTAACAGTTGTGCTTGATATGCCGGAGAGTTTTTTCGGCAAACGCCGCCGCCGGGAAGCGCCGGACAGGCTGGAAAGGGAAAACGCCAAATTCCGCGCGCGGGTGCGACGCGGGTACAGGGAACTGGCGCGCAAAACGCGCCGCGCCGTGCTTGCAGACGCCGCCCTCCCGCCGGACGAGGTGCAGTCCGCCATACGCCGCGCGGTGGATAAACTGTTATGCCGCTAA